The Primulina huaijiensis isolate GDHJ02 chromosome 12, ASM1229523v2, whole genome shotgun sequence genome has a window encoding:
- the LOC140989853 gene encoding glutamate--cysteine ligase, chloroplastic-like, whose product MAMMSQSGSLHWISNEIQCRVRHNGVKSSVSTMEAPKTKEIFSGLRPPSWNSLKAAQKLRLDVSGAELCRGHRFIVAASPPTDDAVVAAEPLTKEDLVGYLASGCKTKEKWRIGTEHEKFGFETGTLQPMKYEQIAEMLNAISERFDWDKLMEGDYVIGLKQGKQSISLEPGGQFELSGAPVETLHQTCAEVNSHLYQVKAVAEELGIGFLGIGFQPKWRREVIPVMPKGRYEIMKNYMPKVGSLGLDMMFRTCTVQVNLDFSSEADMIRKFRAGLALQPIATAIFANSPFTEGKPNGYLSMRSQIWTDTDNDRAGMLPFVFDDSFGFERYVDYALDVPMYFVYRKKKYINCAGMSFRDFMAGKLPCLPGDYPTLNDWENHLTTIFPEVRLKRYLEMRGADGGPWRRLCALPAFWVGLLYDEVSLQNVLDMIADWTPEERQMLRNKVPKSGLKTPFRDGLLKHVAQDVVKLAKDGLERRGFKETNFLNEVSEVVKTGITPAEKLLELYNGKWGQSVDPVFEELLY is encoded by the exons ATGGCGATGATGTCCCAATCTGGCTCATTACACTGGATATCTAATGAAATACAGTGTAGAGTTAGACATAATGGAGTTAAAAGCAGTGTTAGCACAATGGAGGCACCGAAAACGAAGGAAATCTTCTCTGGTTTACGTCCACCTTCTTGGAATTCCTTGAAGGCAGCACAAAAATTGCGTTTAGATGTCTCTGGAGCAGAACTTTGTCGAGGACATCGATTTATTGTGGCTGCAAGTCCTCCTACTGATGATGCTGTTGTTGCCGCAGAGCCATTGACCAAAGAAGATCTTGTAGGTTACCTTGCTTCTGGCTGCAAGACGAAGGAAAAATGGAG GATAGGGACTGAGCATGAAAAATTTGGGTTCGAAACTGGAACTTTACAACCCATGAAGTATGAACAAATAGCCGAGATGCTCAATGCTATTTCCGAGAGATTTGATTGGGATAAGTTAATGGAAGGTGACTACGTTATTGGACTCAAACAG GGAAAACAAAGTATCTCCTTGGAGCCCGGTGGCCAGTTCGAGCTCAGTGGTGCACCTGTTGAAACTCTGCATCAAACTTGTGCTGAAGTTAATTCACATCTTTACCAG GTTAAAGCCGTTGCAGAGGAGTTGGGAATTGGATTCCTAGGAATTGGCTTTCAACCCAAATGGAGACGTGAAGTTATTCCAGTAATGCCCAAG GGAAGATACGAGATCATGAAAAATTACATGCCCAAAGTTGGGTCACTTGGACTTGATATGATGTTTCGAACTTGCACAGTCCAG GTCAATCTCGATTTTAGTTCTGAAGCTGACATGATAAGGAAGTTTCGAGCTGGTCTTGCCTTACAACCT ATAGCTACAGCAATATTTGCAAATTCGCCATTCACTGAGGGAAAGCCAAATGGTTATCTTAGCATGAGAAG CCAAATTTGGACTGATACTGACAATGACCGAGCTGGGATGCTGCCTTTTGTGTTTGATGACTCTTTTGG GTTTGAACGGTATGTAGATTATGCTCTTGATGTGCCAATGTACTTTGTCTATCGGAAGAAAAAGTACATTAATTGTGCTGGAATGTCCTTCAGG GATTTTATGGCTGGTAAACTTCCTTGTCTTCCTGGTGATTATCCTACTCTAAACGATTGGGAGAATCATTTGACAACAATATTTCCTGAG GTTAGGCTTAAAAGATACTTGGAAATGAGAGGTGCTGATGGAGGGCCTTGGAGGAGGCTATGTGCTCTACCTGCTTTCTGG GTAGGTCTCCTCTATGACGAGGTCTCTCTACAAAATGTCCTGGACATGATAGCTGATTGGACTCCAGAGGAAAGACAGATGCTAAGGAATAAG GTACCAAAGAGTGGCCTGAAGACACCATTTCGGGATGGACTGCTGAAGCATGTTGCCCAAGACGTCGTGAAGTTGGCAAAG GATGGCTTAGAAAGGAGAGGCTTTAAGGAGACTAATTTCCTGAATGAAGTGAGTGAAGTGGTTAAAACTG GCATAACACCAGCTGAAAAGCTCCTCGAACTGTACAACGGGAAGTGGGGACAAAGCGTTGATCCCGTTTTTGAGGAGCTGCTATATTGA
- the LOC140989966 gene encoding uncharacterized protein codes for MGRKGASKKGKNAVSGPQPRASMTLREEATGKKEGNVNARTRSRIDHLKSLALWAATEASIPSLGAFFGQRLAASTEAVGVRSDPSLFFCERCESILQPGHNCTIRIGKTNPSKRRRHKKSDIAIQNNVVYSCHFCSHRNLMRGTPKGYMQEINPLKTTQPSRLDAAYHVVERSTSLTQSTPTAVKANKIDAVAFPITDRQSLEPSSPSTPLPATGLSLLDAKRRKRNRPSAKKAAEAEGSSNAADEEKSRRTSSKRRRTSWTSLKEIAQNSEHDTVKRFTNLTIPLFM; via the exons ATGGGGCGTAAAGGAGCGAGCAAGAAAGGGAAGAACGCAGTTTCAGGGCCTCAGCCACGGGCTTCCATGACACTTCGAGAAGAAGCGACCGGTAAGAAGGAGGGGAATGTCAATGCCAGAACTAGGAGCAGAATCGACCACCTAAAAAGCCTTGCGTTGTGGGCTGCTACCGAAGCTTCTATTCCGTCACTTGGTGCTTTCTTCGGACAGCGCTTGGCTGCGTCCACTGAGGCCGTGGGTGTGCGCTCTGACCCGAGTTTGTTTTTTTGCGAAAG ATGCGAATCCATTCTTCAACCTGGTCACAATTGTACCATCAGGATTGGAAAGACCAACCCGAGTAAACGACGTAGACATAAGAAATCTGATATTGCCATTCAGAATAATGTGGTTTACAGTTGCCATTTCTGTTCTCATCGAAATTTAATGAGAGGAACACCTAAGGGTTATATGCAAGAGATAAATCCTCTAAAGACAACACAGCCTTCAAGATTAGATGCCGCCTATCATGTTGTAGAGAGATCTACTAGCTTGACACAATCTACACCAACTGCCGTCAAGGCTAACAAGATTGATGCTGTTGCTTTTCCAATTACAGATAGGCAGAGTCTCGAACCCAGCAGTCCCTCAACTCCATTGCCAGCAACAGGTCTTTCCTTGTTAGATGCAAAGAGGAGAAAAAGGAATAGGCCGAGTGCCAAAAAAGCCGCTGAAGCAGAAGGTAGCTCAAATGCTGCCGACGAAGAAAAAAGCCGACGTACTTCAAGTAAGAGGAGGAGAACATCCTGGACTAGTTTGAAGGAAATTGCCCAGAATTCTGAGCATGATACAGTCAAGAGGTTCACCAACCTAACCATTCCATTGTTCATGTAA
- the LOC140989964 gene encoding uncharacterized protein translates to MKREYISMDLDFDKYCVVDGSPTTVLKAPRCGLRVSNRKSSGKPKCNDHKPILKEDFPEIILNHYHSASCRDGTSRRLKHEYHELSKRGSVYQSSKDVRLLKKTDEIEARQKIEFSRGRASTISFGIINTLCSSDDEDNSLLEQNRDSLVSLSEQSTSSVSISQTEFNSRDFLTCSFPPLPPQLRGDGSNTNSPRARFTTVKKMFDPFVKSKVHKSPSSSSNDTKSETRNGMTDKSHEPTICGTDEPNHKEFSCKFETKENHISIPQLSPAHLHGLLKLENKHGVPFFKFSVKSPQEVHVAKMSKVENSSSWVYTFHSIHGKRKSNASGWGLKESNRGSSISGLMRVSCYLHTEMKGTGAFNESMVTDFVLSDVSGSRKSISAQDNSSHSRDDRAQRVSDEPCDSGRTRANLGPELEIAAIVMQMPLEKRESLKFRSGERIITKTLPNLLDVCHLEQTKELNSNTLTGQKMHVVIPSGNHSVPCTEGRGPLSLLDRWRLGGGCDCGGWDMACPIDIFGNENIQIGEGIMDNQHPVELFVQGRKDKLPAFMMSVIEDGKYAIDFHAQLSSLQAFSICAAILHMSSAPTLVGRESTKEILRRDSLRVFAEEEFKNLIDGAEEKLIASKKMGEPVPSLVLNPPFSPIGRV, encoded by the exons ATGAAACGAGAGTATATATCAATGGATTTGGATTTTGACAAGTACTGCGTTGTAGATGGAAGTCCGACAACTGTACTCAAAGCTCCTAGGTGTGGTTTGAGAGTTTCAAATAGAAAGTCAAGTGGAAAGCCCAAATGTAATGATCATAAACCGATCCTCAAGGAAGACTTCCCTGAGATTATATTAAATCACTACCATAGTGCATCGTGTAGAGACGGAACATCAAGGAGACTCAAACACGAATATCATGAATTGTCGAAGAGGGGTTCGGTATATCAAAGTTCAAAAGATGTGAGGCTGCTGAAGAAAACCGATGAAATTGAGGCAAGGCAAAAAATTGAGTTTTCCCGAGGAAGAGCATCTACTATCTCATTTGGGATTATCAATACATTATGTAGTTCGGATGACGAGGATAACTCGTTATTGGAGCAGAATAGAGATTCATTAGTGTCTCTCTCGGAACAAAGTACCTCTTCAGTTAGCATATCCCAAACAGAGTTCAACTCTCGGGATTTCTTAACTTGTTCTTTTCCCCCTTTGCCACCTCAATTAAGGGGTGATGGTTCAAACACCAATAGTCCGAGGGCAAGGTTTACTACTGTGAAAAAGATGTTTGATCCATTTGTTAAATCCAAGGTGCATAAGAGTCCCTCAAGTTCTTCAAATGATACAAAAAGTGAAACAAGAAACGGAATGACTGACAAGAGTCATGAACCTACAATTTGTGGGACCGACGAGCCAAATCACAAAGAATTCAGCTGTAAATTTGAAACGAAGGAGAACCACATTTCAATTCCACAGTTATCTCCAGCTCACCTACATGGTCTTCTCAAGTTGGAAAATAAACACGGGGTGCCGTTTTTTAAGTTTTCGGTGAAGTCTCCCCAAGAAGTTCACGTGGCAAAGATGAGTAAAGTGGAAAATTCTTCGAGTTGGGTCTATACATTCCATTCAATTCATGGTAAAAGAAAGAGTAATGCTAGTGGATGGGGCCTAAAAGAAAGCAATAGAGGATCCTCCATATCAGGACTGATGCGTGTTTCATGTTATCTACATACAGAAATGAAAGGCACGGGTGCATTCAATGAGTCAATGGTGACAGATTTTGTTTTGTCTGATGTTTCCGGATCAAGAAAAAGTATTTCCGCTCAAGATAATTCTAGCCATTCCCGTGATGATAGAGCGCAAAGGGTTTCTGATGAACCCTGTGACAGTGGTCGAACACGGGCAAATTTAGGTCCAGAACTTGAAATTGCAGCAATAGTTATGCAAATGCCATTAGAGAAGAGAGAGAGTCTGAAATTCAGGAGCGGAGAAAGAATTATCACAAAAACACTTCCGAACTTGCTGGACGTATGCCATCTTGAGCAGACAAAGGAGTTGAATTCCAACACTTTGACTGGTCAGAAGATGCACGTTGTTATTCCATCTGGAAACCACAGTGTGCCATGTACTGAGGGTCGTGGCCCTTTGTCGTTACTAGATAGATGGAGATTAGGTGGAGGATGTGATTGTGGTGGCTGGGACATGGCATGTCCTATTGACATTTTTGGCAATGAAAATATTCAGATCGGTGAAGGCATTATGGACAATCAACATCCAGTGGAACTTTTTGTTCAG GGAAGGAAAGATAAGTTACCTGCATTTATGATGAGTGTAATCGAGGATGGAAAGTATGCCATTGATTTCCATGCACAACTATCTTCGTTACAAGCATTCTCCATTTGTGCTGCAATTTTACATATGTCAAGTGCCCCCACTCTGGTCGGACGTGAGAGTACCAAAGAAATATTGCGACGTGACTCACTGAGGGTGTTCGCGGAGGAAGAATTCAAGAATTTGATAGATGGAGCGGAAGAGAAACTTATAGCTAGCAAGAAGATGGGCGAACCCGTACCATCTCTTGTACTCAATCCACCTTTCTCTCCAATTGGCCGAGTGTAG
- the LOC140990124 gene encoding uncharacterized protein, whose amino-acid sequence MIYCKLVDAIAAKINSWPRHSLSYAGKIELIRSVVQGIECYWLSILPIPNCVISSIYSLCRKFVWHSKHPPIAWENLCKPLEDGGLGLKNLMAWNKALIAKTLWKIQLRKESLWIKWVNHIYSHFGDVWHWGWHKDESPLIKQIISLRDELLRRSGSVAAASTLLNSWFARNHGFRSAYDFFNKSTGKWPWKPLISRSFILPKHRFTFWLLAHAKLLTRDRLPFVVDKSCVLCKSEPESVQHLFFKCSYSSAIWKDIRAWLGMSKRMESPTAILRAFRTTYGGKSVLARMRLSALAAAIYTVWNARNRTMFDEKDHRIEDCA is encoded by the coding sequence ATGATTTATTGCAAACTTGTGGATGCCATTGCAGCTAAGATCAATTCATGGCCTAGGCACTCCCTCTCATATGCAGGTAAGATTGAGTTAATCAGATCGGTGGTCCAAGGTATTGAATGCTATTGGTTATCTATCTTGCCAATCCCCAATTGTGTAATTTCGTCCATTTATTCTCTATGCCGAAAATTTGTTTGGCATTCCAAACATCCTCCTATTGCGTGGGAAAATCTGTGTAAGCCACTGGAGGATGGGGGACTTGGACTAAAGAATTTGATGGCTTGGAACAAAGCTTTAATTGCTAAAACACTTTGGAAGATACAATTGAGAAAGGAGAGCTTGTGGATCAAATGGGTTAATCATATTTATAGCCACTTTGGAGACGTTTGGCATTGGGGATGGCACAAGGATGAATCACCTTTAATTAAGCAAATCATTTCATTACGGGATGAGCTCCTTCGTAGATCAGGTTCGGTGGCTGCTGCTTCTACTTTGCTGAATTCTTGGTTTGCTCGTAATCACGGGTTTCGTAGTGCATATGACTTCTTCAATAAATCGACTGGTAAATGGCCTTGGAAACCACTGATCAGCCGATCGTTCATCCTACCCAAACACAGATTTACGTTTTGGCTTCTGGCTCATGCAAAGCTCCTGACAAGAGATCGGCTTCCATTTGTAGTTGACAAATCGTGTGTATTATGTAAAAGCGAGCCTGAATCAGTACAGCACTTGTTCTTCAAATGCTCTTACTCCTCGGCAATTTGGAAGGATATTCGAGCGTGGCTAGGCATGTCTAAAAGAATGGAATCTCCAACGGCAATTCTAAGAGCCTTCAGAACAACTTATGGTGGAAAATCGGTTCTAGCTAGGATGCGATTATCGGCTCTCGCAGCAGCTATTTACACCGTTTGGAATGCTCGGAATAGGACCATGTTCGATGAAAAAGATCATAGGATTGAAGACTGTGCGTAA